One genomic region from Candidatus Saccharimonadia bacterium encodes:
- the tatC gene encoding twin-arginine translocase subunit TatC, whose product MPASLSGRQPFIEHLHELRRRLFWSLGTVAIGAAAGYQLHQQLMDILLRPYGQKLYYSSLTGGLDFLIRICLFFGILVAIPVVTYNLLRFIEPVMKHGFHARILKLLGCSVALAVAGIMFAYFVCLPAAVQFLSNFGGGRIQALVSTDQYLNFVMIYLAGFAAIFQLPLILLFINHVTPLPPRTLMKQQRIFIVASFVAAAIITPTPDAVNMAIMALPMILLYQGTILVIWLRNRARKGPVELAPEPAPVAASRAVGVLDLTRQVPAPRPRPPANLLDLRAPSWPTSPPPSHQLNLRTKDQ is encoded by the coding sequence ATGCCTGCAAGTTTATCCGGGCGGCAGCCCTTCATCGAGCACCTGCATGAGCTCCGTCGACGGTTATTCTGGTCGCTGGGGACGGTGGCGATTGGCGCGGCCGCGGGCTACCAGTTGCATCAGCAGCTGATGGATATCCTGCTTCGGCCCTATGGCCAAAAGTTGTACTACTCATCGTTGACCGGCGGTCTCGATTTTCTGATTCGGATTTGCCTATTTTTTGGCATTCTCGTAGCCATTCCAGTGGTGACCTATAATCTGCTGCGTTTCATCGAGCCGGTCATGAAGCACGGCTTTCATGCCCGCATCCTGAAGCTTTTGGGCTGCTCCGTGGCGTTGGCAGTGGCTGGGATTATGTTTGCGTATTTTGTCTGCCTGCCGGCCGCCGTTCAGTTTTTGTCCAATTTCGGCGGAGGTCGAATCCAGGCCCTCGTATCGACCGATCAATATCTCAACTTTGTCATGATTTACCTGGCTGGTTTCGCGGCCATCTTCCAGCTCCCGCTGATACTCCTGTTTATTAATCACGTCACGCCCTTGCCGCCGAGGACCCTCATGAAGCAACAGCGCATCTTCATCGTGGCTAGTTTTGTAGCGGCGGCGATCATCACGCCCACGCCGGATGCCGTTAATATGGCCATTATGGCGCTGCCGATGATCCTGCTTTACCAGGGCACCATTCTCGTGATCTGGCTGCGCAACCGGGCGAGGAAGGGCCCAGTCGAGCTCGCGCCTGAGCCCGCGCCAGTGGCGGCCTCCCGCGCAGTGGGCGTACTGGATCTCACGCGGCAGGTACCAGCGCCAAGGCCGCGCCCACCCGCCAACCTGCTCGACCTACGCGCCCCCAGCTGGCCAACCTCGCCCCCACCTTCTCATCAGCTAAATTTAAGGACAAAAGACCAATGA
- a CDS encoding ATP-binding protein → MYPLNYTLRNIQVICKTMVAGSYFGIGVVWIWLAVRAGHEVFTSPKVLVGMGVCCLALLYIAVAQLLARRNYHYAAACLIISFYILIATGIIWTWGLNAPIGELIFALVIVLAGVLLTSRHSLFAALAAGAVLMGAQVAIVFGWHSPDISWTRHQSTFGDVLTYCVVFGMLALVCWLYNRDMERSLDQAKRAESALLLQKNTLERQVKKRTSQLRHMQVEEMRHMYRFAELGQLGVALLHDLANHLTALNLEIEDLQDKEHMRTLARAKEILLYLEGIVDSTRERLQGKPKEQAFDMVRKMTEVVTFLHYKAKDAGVAIDWRPPAGSREYLGDSSCFGQVIATLVSNAIDAYPDPGAGAISSHDRRVDISARWDDTHMSIHISDWGRGIPKLERKQLFKPFHSSKKTGLGLGLFIAKQTVETSFSGSLRLSPRSDRTEFIVKLPFRHKPEPL, encoded by the coding sequence ATGTACCCACTGAATTACACGCTTCGTAATATCCAAGTGATTTGTAAAACCATGGTGGCTGGTAGCTACTTCGGGATAGGGGTGGTGTGGATTTGGCTGGCTGTGCGGGCGGGGCACGAAGTCTTCACCAGCCCCAAGGTGCTCGTGGGAATGGGTGTTTGTTGTCTGGCACTGCTCTATATTGCCGTGGCCCAGCTGCTGGCACGTCGCAATTATCATTATGCGGCGGCCTGCTTGATCATTTCGTTCTATATCTTGATAGCCACCGGGATCATCTGGACCTGGGGCTTAAATGCCCCGATTGGGGAACTTATTTTTGCGCTCGTTATTGTGCTTGCCGGCGTCTTGCTGACCTCGCGTCATTCGCTGTTTGCGGCGCTTGCAGCCGGTGCGGTCCTCATGGGGGCGCAAGTGGCGATTGTCTTTGGCTGGCACTCGCCCGATATTTCTTGGACGCGGCACCAATCAACTTTTGGCGACGTCCTGACATACTGCGTGGTGTTTGGCATGCTGGCGCTCGTATGTTGGCTCTACAACCGAGACATGGAACGCTCCCTGGACCAGGCGAAGCGGGCGGAGTCGGCTTTGTTGCTTCAAAAGAATACTCTCGAGCGGCAAGTCAAAAAACGCACGTCTCAGTTGCGCCATATGCAAGTAGAAGAAATGCGACATATGTATCGTTTTGCCGAACTGGGCCAGCTAGGAGTTGCCTTGCTGCACGATCTGGCCAACCATTTGACTGCCCTCAATCTTGAGATTGAGGATCTGCAAGACAAAGAGCACATGAGAACACTCGCCCGGGCCAAGGAAATACTGCTTTACCTCGAGGGCATCGTGGATAGCACGCGCGAACGGCTGCAGGGAAAGCCCAAGGAGCAAGCCTTCGACATGGTTCGGAAGATGACCGAAGTCGTGACGTTTTTGCATTACAAAGCCAAGGATGCTGGGGTTGCTATCGACTGGCGGCCTCCGGCTGGTTCGCGGGAGTACTTGGGTGACTCCAGCTGTTTCGGCCAGGTTATCGCAACCCTTGTGAGTAACGCGATTGACGCCTACCCCGATCCCGGTGCAGGGGCGATCTCCTCTCATGATCGGCGCGTCGATATATCGGCTCGGTGGGATGATACGCATATGAGCATTCACATAAGCGATTGGGGACGGGGCATTCCCAAGCTTGAGCGAAAGCAATTGTTCAAACCATTCCATAGCAGCAAGAAAACCGGTCTGGGTCTGGGCTTATTTATTGCAAAGCAGACGGTGGAAACAAGTTTTTCGGGTAGCCTTAGACTCAGTCCGCGCAGCGATCGTACGGAGTTTATCGTGAAGCTCCCGTTCAGGCATAAGCCGGAGCCGTTATAG
- a CDS encoding response regulator transcription factor, producing MKILYIDDNQLLVASVRKLLYAHYVVDSVHTGREGVESACAVQYSLILLDVGLPDMSGVDVCRELRSLKITAPILVLTVEKDPLTSIQLLNCGADDYLTKPFNGGVLKAHIAALLRRGTELHEEKIVGVSDLTVNITRRHVSRSGVTIPLRRKEFDVLEYLVANKGRALTRSMILEHVWEAGTEGWNNTVDVHIKNLRDKVDRPFGGSLIKTAYGIGYMVDDK from the coding sequence ATGAAAATCCTCTATATTGATGACAATCAGTTGCTTGTTGCCAGCGTAAGAAAGCTTCTTTATGCTCACTACGTAGTTGACTCCGTACACACGGGTCGTGAGGGCGTTGAAAGTGCCTGCGCAGTCCAGTACAGCCTCATTCTTCTCGATGTTGGGTTGCCGGACATGAGCGGGGTGGATGTCTGTCGTGAACTGCGTAGCCTGAAAATTACTGCTCCTATCCTCGTCCTAACGGTCGAGAAGGACCCCCTCACTTCGATCCAACTCCTTAATTGTGGTGCAGACGACTACCTAACAAAGCCATTTAACGGAGGGGTTTTAAAGGCGCACATTGCCGCGTTGTTGCGCCGAGGCACCGAACTACATGAGGAGAAAATTGTCGGCGTGAGTGATCTCACCGTTAATATTACCCGCCGCCATGTATCGCGCTCGGGTGTAACCATTCCGCTGCGCCGCAAAGAGTTTGATGTGCTCGAGTACTTGGTCGCGAATAAGGGCCGCGCGCTCACCCGGTCGATGATTCTGGAGCATGTGTGGGAAGCCGGCACCGAGGGATGGAACAACACTGTCGATGTTCATATCAAGAACCTTCGCGACAAGGTGGACCGTCCTTTTGGGGGATCGCTCATTAAAACCGCCTACGGTATTGGCTATATGGTTGATGACAAATAG
- a CDS encoding archaeosortase/exosortase family protein: protein MLFVAISGAIGPRIISGGILFSGGFAVYGGAGKTLLFSLISFGLLVRRRRLLVALQPWRPADLGWIVASAAALALAWANIARLLAGQHQVQAIALAHAGLILGIALLAVGCLGAKNLRSLGSIYRREIVASLALGALFYLFLLAVYALWRPLASVVLLCVRGLLALGGLHAVMVPPNSLIFDKFGITVAEYCSGIESIALFTGLYAIVGLLDWARLNRFRYFAIFPFALLALFGLNILRVYGLILAGYYINPELAFSLFHTYAGMVFFMLYSAVFWAVAYKYLITTSAPLDHKHVIAKGNPL from the coding sequence GTGCTATTCGTTGCCATCTCGGGAGCCATCGGGCCACGCATTATTAGCGGCGGGATTCTCTTCAGCGGCGGCTTTGCCGTGTATGGCGGAGCCGGCAAGACACTGCTCTTTAGTCTCATCAGCTTCGGGTTGCTCGTGCGCCGCCGCCGCCTCCTCGTTGCGTTGCAGCCATGGCGCCCCGCCGATCTTGGTTGGATCGTGGCCTCAGCGGCGGCATTGGCCTTGGCATGGGCAAACATTGCCCGCTTGCTGGCTGGCCAACATCAAGTCCAGGCGATTGCGCTCGCCCACGCCGGCCTCATCTTGGGCATCGCCTTGCTGGCCGTTGGCTGTCTGGGGGCAAAAAATCTCCGGTCGCTAGGGTCCATATACCGGCGCGAGATCGTGGCCTCGCTGGCTCTCGGCGCCTTATTTTACCTATTTTTGCTGGCGGTCTACGCCCTCTGGCGTCCGCTGGCCTCCGTGGTGCTCCTTTGTGTCCGAGGTCTGCTCGCCCTAGGCGGCCTTCACGCCGTCATGGTACCGCCCAACAGCCTCATCTTCGACAAATTCGGCATCACCGTCGCCGAATATTGCTCCGGTATAGAATCCATTGCACTCTTTACGGGCCTCTACGCCATCGTGGGGCTGCTCGATTGGGCCCGCCTCAATCGCTTCCGCTATTTCGCCATCTTTCCGTTCGCGCTGCTGGCGCTGTTTGGGCTCAACATCCTGCGCGTTTACGGGCTCATCTTGGCAGGCTACTACATCAATCCCGAGCTTGCTTTCAGCCTGTTCCACACCTACGCCGGCATGGTGTTCTTCATGCTCTATAGCGCCGTTTTTTGGGCCGTAGCCTACAAATATTTGATTACGACATCGGCGCCTCTTGACCATAAACACGTAATCGCGAAAGGTAACCCATTATGA
- a CDS encoding polysaccharide pyruvyl transferase family protein, producing the protein MTAQPKTILITHVYSSDNKGDAALTSVLIQDLKRKFPSATLTILKLESVEPGGRFEGVPEKPSFMYYVANRYRHPLLKLAYALAMMAATLAWAAWYRLTGWHGYLPPHLRHIARLYEQADLIVPVGGGYIRSRQGLVMRFNVPLLLHPLLFGYLLRKPTVLYSQSIGPFHGRLDERLVAFVLRRMTLILLREDTSAALLKDLGVTRNVKRAIDSGFLLTSSHKADIRNQYHIPADRLLVGVTVRSWLKGEAQRTYEAAVAAALDDLLETSAAHVIFIPQVTANKGDDDRVVSHRVRDLMHHPAATTVVDGTPDHHRIKALYDNLDILLGTRFHSVIFSLTSYVPVLAIEYEHKTSGIMHDLKLDRWVIKIEDVTSAKLIEQLHRLVREQPHYRAHLRKYLPQYILRAEKTVDMLADSYFAAAQYRAK; encoded by the coding sequence ATGACCGCCCAGCCCAAAACCATCCTCATCACCCACGTCTACTCCAGCGACAACAAGGGCGACGCCGCGCTCACCAGCGTCTTAATCCAAGACCTCAAGCGGAAATTCCCGAGCGCCACTCTTACCATCCTCAAGCTTGAATCCGTCGAGCCGGGCGGGCGGTTTGAGGGCGTGCCCGAAAAACCCAGCTTCATGTATTACGTGGCCAATCGATACCGCCACCCGCTCCTCAAGCTCGCCTACGCCCTCGCCATGATGGCCGCCACTTTGGCGTGGGCGGCCTGGTATCGCCTCACGGGCTGGCACGGCTATTTGCCGCCGCATCTGCGCCACATCGCTCGGCTCTACGAGCAGGCCGACCTCATCGTGCCGGTGGGCGGTGGCTACATCCGCAGCCGCCAGGGGCTCGTGATGCGCTTCAATGTCCCGCTGCTGCTCCATCCGTTGCTGTTTGGCTACCTGTTGCGCAAACCCACCGTGCTGTATTCGCAGTCCATCGGCCCATTTCACGGCCGGCTCGACGAGCGATTGGTGGCCTTTGTGCTCCGGCGCATGACGCTCATTCTCCTGCGCGAGGACACCTCCGCCGCCCTATTAAAAGATTTAGGCGTCACGCGCAACGTTAAACGCGCCATCGACTCCGGCTTTCTGCTCACAAGCTCGCACAAAGCAGATATTCGCAACCAATATCACATTCCAGCCGACCGGCTGTTGGTGGGCGTCACGGTACGGTCGTGGCTAAAGGGGGAGGCCCAACGCACCTACGAAGCCGCCGTCGCGGCCGCCCTAGACGACCTCCTCGAAACCTCGGCCGCGCATGTCATATTCATCCCCCAGGTCACGGCCAACAAAGGCGACGACGATCGCGTGGTCAGCCATCGAGTGCGCGACCTCATGCATCATCCCGCGGCCACCACCGTCGTCGATGGCACACCCGATCACCACCGCATCAAAGCCCTGTACGACAACCTCGATATCCTCCTCGGCACGCGCTTCCACTCTGTGATCTTCTCGCTTACCTCCTACGTACCCGTGCTAGCCATCGAGTACGAGCACAAAACCAGCGGCATTATGCACGACCTCAAACTCGATCGCTGGGTCATAAAGATCGAAGACGTCACGTCGGCCAAGCTTATCGAGCAGTTGCACAGGCTCGTGCGAGAACAGCCCCATTATCGCGCCCATCTGCGCAAATACCTGCCGCAATATATCTTGCGGGCCGAGAAAACCGTCGACATGCTCGCAGATAGCTACTTTGCCGCGGCTCAGTATCGCGCAAAATAA
- a CDS encoding glycosyl hydrolase family 28-related protein gives MAINVADYGAVGDGVTDDTNAIQAAINAAVGGGLVEFPRGVFMIRGLKISNKGTALSGAARFGTRLVRLSGTAPLIDISGTATTIGHLRYCSLTNLMIDGGGLPGLLVRSYYADNFIFRDLNFIHCQGTAVDLAEVWDTRFESCAWEDCGSASAPATLLRNSLPVGSFGYSLDNTNQIHFVTCRWEGFRNGALRLDGAANGSASKLNGIFMVACKMESSVLAGAAFQIADGCTVVYVSQLYMAMMAFDTGYSTPINAIEDSGTQIFMTNVYVQWGFATGLANSLTHVLGGTPHMYHEVSTFYPTEDPAQATFFIEPAATEVMVACIWINRGEDIMGEATTMLEGDPHMGLELPIHAPASFRVTDHVTGKDLVKVDANSTRPALIVPNGVDTAGFSDAYATEKWRVVGASGAARFAAGKFQIEATKGYVGINSTPVTNISMLIRAAADGDKGLAIVRPSSVATNRLMEFQDETYNIQGLAIDSNGRPLGVGTPARVTAGAQVTYANPGIQVRDIAGNISAAVRPSPTAAGVICTVAFSRAFLATPLSIMITDHSAVAAALYVSARSTTGFTISTRAALQGGSILNFDYSVIG, from the coding sequence CTGGCGATTAACGTGGCGGATTATGGCGCGGTCGGCGACGGGGTGACCGACGACACCAACGCCATCCAGGCTGCGATAAACGCGGCGGTGGGCGGGGGTCTGGTGGAATTCCCGCGGGGGGTGTTTATGATCCGGGGGCTCAAGATTAGCAATAAAGGCACGGCGCTGTCGGGGGCGGCGCGGTTTGGGACGCGGCTGGTACGCTTGAGCGGCACGGCGCCGCTCATTGATATCAGCGGCACGGCGACCACGATTGGGCATTTGCGATATTGCTCGCTCACCAACTTGATGATCGACGGTGGCGGGTTGCCGGGGCTCTTGGTTCGTTCGTACTACGCTGATAACTTTATTTTCCGTGATCTTAATTTTATTCACTGCCAGGGTACAGCAGTGGACCTGGCGGAGGTCTGGGATACGCGCTTTGAAAGCTGCGCCTGGGAGGATTGTGGCAGCGCAAGCGCACCGGCTACGCTCCTGCGCAATAGTCTACCCGTGGGAAGCTTTGGATATAGCCTTGATAATACGAATCAGATCCACTTTGTAACGTGTCGCTGGGAGGGTTTTCGCAACGGAGCGTTGCGGCTCGATGGTGCGGCCAACGGATCGGCAAGCAAATTGAATGGCATTTTCATGGTGGCGTGCAAAATGGAATCGTCGGTGCTGGCCGGGGCGGCGTTTCAGATAGCGGACGGCTGCACAGTCGTCTATGTGAGTCAACTGTATATGGCGATGATGGCCTTTGATACTGGGTACAGCACGCCCATTAACGCCATTGAGGATTCGGGCACGCAAATCTTTATGACAAACGTGTACGTGCAATGGGGCTTCGCTACGGGGCTGGCGAACAGCCTGACGCATGTTCTGGGCGGCACTCCACACATGTATCACGAGGTCAGTACGTTTTACCCCACCGAAGACCCGGCACAAGCCACATTCTTCATTGAGCCGGCAGCCACCGAGGTGATGGTGGCGTGCATTTGGATCAACCGCGGCGAGGATATCATGGGCGAGGCCACCACGATGCTCGAAGGCGACCCGCATATGGGGCTGGAGCTGCCGATTCATGCACCGGCGTCGTTTCGCGTGACGGATCACGTCACGGGCAAAGACTTAGTGAAGGTGGATGCCAACTCCACGCGGCCGGCGCTGATAGTGCCCAACGGCGTGGATACGGCCGGGTTCTCCGATGCGTATGCGACCGAAAAGTGGCGCGTGGTGGGGGCTAGTGGGGCGGCACGGTTTGCGGCCGGGAAATTTCAGATCGAGGCCACGAAGGGGTATGTGGGGATAAATTCTACTCCGGTCACGAATATATCGATGCTGATCCGCGCGGCGGCCGACGGGGACAAGGGGCTGGCGATTGTGCGGCCCTCGAGCGTAGCAACGAATCGGCTGATGGAGTTTCAGGATGAGACGTACAACATCCAGGGATTGGCGATTGATTCGAACGGCCGGCCGTTGGGGGTGGGGACGCCGGCGCGCGTGACGGCGGGCGCGCAAGTGACGTACGCCAACCCCGGGATACAGGTGCGCGACATCGCCGGCAATATTTCGGCCGCGGTGCGGCCCTCCCCCACCGCGGCGGGGGTGATTTGCACAGTGGCGTTTTCGCGCGCGTTTCTGGCGACGCCGCTGAGCATTATGATTACCGATCACTCGGCGGTGGCGGCGGCGCTGTACGTGTCGGCACGCAGCACTACGGGGTTTACGATCTCTACGCGCGCGGCGCTGCAGGGCGGGTCGATTTTGAATTTTGACTATTCGGTGATCGGCTAA
- a CDS encoding glycosyl hydrolase family 28-related protein codes for MQINVLSFGAKGDGVADDTAAIQAAINYAANGGVVHIPRGTYLVRGLKVKKNGITITGEARWGTRLVRHSGADPLIEFSGTATLDGHIKYGSLLSITLSGNYQPGVLLRSIFADNFVYRDVSFINCDGLSMDFVEVWDTRFFSSSWEECGSLSDPAVLLRNTMPSGVFGFGVDNTNQIHFLGCRWEGWRNGALKLDGGANGSPNLLNGIFLVSCKMESRHAAGPAFQIMEGTTIVFVNQLYIAMMAVDPDLVKPLDAIEDHGSHVFMTDVYIQWGAELSIARSLVHIYRSGPHMYYKLDTFFPAEDPTEAAVIAEPEAEDVIVSSTVINRGKPTVGDVSSVTISSASRGLTLPLDASGVFKITSNVIHKDLLKLDNTGTRPALNAVNGLDLAGFSDSYAAEKWRIVGPTGAARFAGGKFQIEGTKGYVGINATPFTGIAMLVRAAAGDDRGIAVVRPSSTSFNRLLEFQDETYNIQGQAFDSNGRPVAVGTPPRVSPGNQANSASPRVQVRDVAGNITATVRPVPTAPGTIATVTFSRPYAAAPLAIILYDHSVTSGDLYVSARSASAFTVSTRSALLPGLVLNFDYTVTA; via the coding sequence CTGCAGATCAACGTGCTTAGCTTTGGCGCGAAAGGAGATGGTGTCGCTGATGATACCGCTGCGATACAGGCTGCTATTAACTACGCGGCCAATGGCGGTGTGGTGCATATTCCCCGCGGTACCTATCTTGTGCGCGGGCTCAAAGTTAAGAAGAACGGCATCACCATCACCGGCGAAGCGCGCTGGGGTACACGACTCGTGCGGCATAGCGGCGCCGACCCACTGATTGAGTTTAGTGGCACCGCGACGCTTGACGGCCACATTAAGTACGGTTCGCTTCTGAGCATTACCTTGAGCGGCAACTACCAGCCGGGGGTGCTGCTGAGATCGATCTTTGCCGACAACTTCGTGTACCGCGACGTGAGCTTCATTAACTGCGACGGGCTTTCTATGGACTTCGTGGAGGTGTGGGACACGCGATTTTTCAGCAGCAGCTGGGAGGAGTGCGGCTCCCTGAGCGACCCGGCCGTGCTCTTGCGCAACACTATGCCCTCGGGGGTATTTGGCTTTGGGGTTGATAATACGAACCAGATTCATTTTTTGGGCTGCCGCTGGGAAGGCTGGCGAAATGGCGCTCTAAAGCTCGACGGCGGAGCTAATGGGTCGCCCAATCTGTTGAACGGGATATTTTTGGTGTCGTGTAAAATGGAAAGCCGCCATGCTGCGGGGCCGGCTTTCCAGATCATGGAGGGGACCACAATTGTATTTGTGAACCAGCTCTATATCGCCATGATGGCGGTGGATCCGGATCTGGTAAAACCGCTGGACGCGATCGAGGATCACGGCTCGCACGTATTTATGACGGACGTGTATATACAATGGGGTGCCGAGCTGAGCATTGCCCGGTCTTTGGTACATATTTATCGCAGCGGCCCGCATATGTACTACAAGCTTGATACGTTCTTCCCGGCAGAGGACCCAACGGAGGCGGCGGTTATTGCAGAGCCTGAAGCCGAAGATGTAATTGTATCGAGTACGGTGATCAACCGCGGCAAGCCGACGGTTGGTGATGTGTCCTCAGTGACGATCTCAAGTGCGAGCCGAGGGCTGACTTTGCCACTTGATGCATCGGGTGTGTTTAAGATTACTTCTAATGTTATTCACAAGGACCTGCTAAAGCTCGACAATACTGGCACGCGGCCAGCTCTAAATGCGGTAAATGGGCTTGACCTGGCTGGGTTTTCTGACAGCTATGCGGCGGAAAAGTGGCGGATTGTAGGGCCTACGGGAGCAGCGCGATTTGCCGGCGGAAAGTTCCAGATAGAGGGCACAAAGGGCTATGTGGGAATTAACGCGACGCCCTTCACCGGTATAGCCATGCTCGTGCGGGCGGCGGCCGGTGACGACCGTGGTATTGCTGTCGTGAGGCCATCGAGCACTTCCTTTAACCGCCTGCTGGAATTTCAAGATGAGACGTACAACATCCAAGGCCAGGCTTTTGACTCGAACGGCCGGCCGGTGGCGGTAGGGACGCCGCCGCGGGTTTCGCCCGGCAATCAAGCCAACAGCGCCAGTCCCCGCGTACAGGTGCGAGACGTGGCCGGCAACATTACGGCTACCGTCCGACCCGTGCCGACTGCGCCTGGCACAATCGCCACTGTGACGTTTTCGCGGCCGTACGCGGCGGCGCCGTTGGCCATCATTTTGTACGATCACTCGGTAACTTCGGGTGATCTCTACGTATCGGCGCGAAGCGCTAGTGCCTTTACGGTTTCGACGCGATCGGCGCTCCTGCCAGGTTTGGTCCTCAATTTTGACTATACGGTAACGGCTTAA